In Thermoanaerobaculia bacterium, a single window of DNA contains:
- a CDS encoding glucoamylase family protein, whose product MRPLSAAALDRLEREAFGYFRKNANAKTGLVADCTRPGAPASIAACGLALTAYPVAVERGYLSRAAAAERVRRLLRFFAEGEQGEGPEAIGNRGFFYHFLDMASGKRVWECEVSTIDSAYVFAGALAASLYFDGSERIERRIRDFADALCRRADWEWARNGGATVTHGWRPETGFIPFRWEGYSEALVLYALALGSATHPIPEESYRAWTETYWWRNVYGIDYLHAGPLFIHQLSHVWIDFRGIQDGYMRERGSDYFENSRRATHIQREYAIRNPLKFREYGANCWGITASEGPGPAVLEIESVKRRFFSYVARGIPEGPDDGTIAPWGAVASLPFAPDVVLPTIRHLIKTLGVGSTSPFGLEATFNPTFPDSGTRSGWLSPYNFGLNDGPIVLMIENYRTGLIWKLTRGCEPLVRGLRRAGFRGGWL is encoded by the coding sequence TTGAGGCCCCTCTCCGCGGCGGCGCTCGACCGCCTCGAGCGGGAGGCTTTCGGATACTTCCGGAAGAACGCGAACGCGAAGACCGGGCTCGTCGCGGACTGCACCCGTCCGGGAGCCCCGGCGAGCATCGCCGCCTGCGGTCTCGCTCTCACCGCTTATCCGGTCGCCGTCGAGCGCGGATATCTCTCCCGCGCGGCGGCGGCCGAGCGCGTCCGCCGCCTCCTGCGCTTCTTCGCGGAAGGGGAGCAGGGGGAAGGCCCGGAGGCGATCGGGAACCGGGGTTTCTTCTACCACTTCCTCGACATGGCGAGCGGGAAACGGGTCTGGGAGTGCGAGGTCTCGACGATCGACAGCGCCTACGTGTTCGCGGGCGCGCTCGCGGCCTCCCTCTACTTCGACGGATCCGAACGCATCGAGCGGCGCATTCGCGATTTCGCCGATGCGCTCTGCCGGCGCGCCGACTGGGAATGGGCGAGGAACGGCGGGGCGACCGTGACACACGGCTGGAGGCCCGAGACGGGGTTCATTCCGTTCCGTTGGGAGGGGTACAGCGAGGCGCTCGTCCTCTACGCGCTCGCGCTCGGGTCAGCGACGCACCCGATTCCGGAGGAGAGCTACCGCGCGTGGACCGAGACCTACTGGTGGAGGAACGTGTACGGGATCGACTACCTCCACGCCGGACCGCTCTTCATTCATCAGCTCTCCCACGTCTGGATCGACTTCCGCGGTATCCAGGACGGGTACATGCGCGAGCGGGGCTCGGACTACTTCGAGAACAGCCGCCGGGCGACCCACATCCAGCGCGAGTATGCGATCCGAAATCCGCTGAAGTTCCGGGAGTACGGCGCGAACTGCTGGGGAATCACGGCATCGGAAGGGCCCGGCCCGGCGGTGCTCGAGATCGAAAGCGTGAAACGGCGATTCTTCAGTTACGTCGCGCGCGGAATTCCGGAGGGCCCCGACGACGGGACGATCGCGCCGTGGGGCGCGGTGGCGTCGCTTCCGTTCGCTCCGGACGTCGTGCTTCCGACGATCCGGCACCTGATCAAGACGCTCGGGGTCGGATCGACGAGCCCGTTCGGACTCGAGGCGACGTTCAACCCGACCTTCCCCGACTCGGGAACGCGAAGCGGATGGCTGTCGCCCTACAACTTCGGGTTGAACGACGGCCCGATCGTCCTGATGATCGAGAACTACCGGACCGGATTGATCTGGAAGCTCACGCGCGGGTGCGAGCCGCTCGTCCGGGGGCTCCGCCGCGCCGGATTTCGAGGAGGCTGGTTGTGA
- a CDS encoding glycosyl hydrolase, whose product MSRDPLTARPRFSCDAEAPGEALPHFWEHTVGSGHAPLSLRADWQSQMIRAHEEAGFRHVRFHGILTGGMDTLVREGARRIYSFFNADRIVDFLLSIGMRPFVELSFMPDALASGRKTVFHYAANVTPPRDRRGWSVLVERLVSHWKKRYGRREVAQWFFEVWNEPNLDAFWTGSRLDYFRFYRQTAVTIKRVDRSFRVGGPATSQDAWIGEFVSWCRQHGAPLDFVTTHHYPTDGFGKPGDDTEIQLARSRRSVLRDRARETRRRAGGAPVYYTEWSSSSGPRDPRHDEPYAAAFAVKTMLEAAGLVEGYSWWTVSDLFAENYLPSRPFQGGFGLLTIHGVPKPVYRAFQILHEAGTERLPVAGSHPTVDAWAVRGRGSLTVILTNFALPRRPIRRETARVRVSTPAAPLSATVRRIDERHANAYRAWKRMGSPEYPDAAEIERLESASRLRPESLPWTPAGGAVDFAIDLPPQSVAAAHLRFPRGGGRP is encoded by the coding sequence GTGTCGCGCGATCCGCTGACCGCCCGCCCCCGGTTCTCGTGCGACGCCGAAGCCCCGGGGGAGGCGCTGCCCCACTTCTGGGAGCACACCGTCGGAAGCGGGCACGCCCCGCTGTCGCTCCGCGCGGACTGGCAGTCGCAGATGATCCGCGCGCACGAGGAGGCGGGGTTCCGCCACGTCCGGTTCCACGGGATCCTGACGGGGGGAATGGACACGCTCGTCCGCGAGGGCGCACGTCGAATCTATTCCTTCTTCAATGCGGACCGGATCGTCGACTTCCTCCTGTCGATCGGCATGCGACCGTTCGTCGAGTTGTCCTTCATGCCCGACGCGCTCGCGTCGGGGCGGAAGACGGTCTTCCATTACGCGGCCAACGTGACGCCGCCGCGGGACCGGCGCGGCTGGTCGGTGCTCGTCGAGCGCCTCGTCTCCCACTGGAAGAAGCGATATGGCCGGCGCGAGGTCGCGCAGTGGTTCTTCGAGGTCTGGAACGAGCCGAACCTCGACGCCTTCTGGACCGGCTCCCGCCTCGACTACTTCCGCTTCTACCGGCAGACGGCGGTGACGATCAAGCGTGTCGACCGATCGTTCCGCGTCGGCGGGCCGGCGACGTCGCAGGACGCGTGGATCGGCGAGTTCGTCTCCTGGTGCCGGCAGCACGGCGCGCCGCTGGATTTCGTGACGACGCACCACTACCCGACCGACGGCTTCGGGAAGCCCGGCGACGACACGGAGATCCAGCTCGCGAGGAGCCGCCGCAGCGTCCTTCGCGACCGCGCCCGCGAGACGCGCCGGCGGGCGGGCGGCGCGCCCGTCTACTACACCGAATGGTCGAGCTCCTCCGGCCCCCGCGATCCGCGGCACGACGAGCCGTACGCGGCCGCGTTCGCCGTCAAGACGATGCTCGAGGCGGCGGGGCTCGTCGAAGGCTACAGCTGGTGGACCGTCTCGGACCTCTTCGCGGAGAACTACCTTCCGTCGCGGCCCTTTCAGGGAGGCTTCGGCTTGCTGACGATCCACGGCGTGCCGAAGCCCGTCTACCGCGCTTTCCAGATACTGCACGAGGCGGGGACCGAACGCCTGCCGGTCGCCGGCTCGCATCCGACGGTCGACGCATGGGCGGTGCGGGGACGCGGATCGCTCACCGTGATCCTGACGAACTTCGCTCTCCCGCGCCGTCCCATCCGCCGGGAGACCGCGCGGGTCCGGGTGTCGACCCCGGCGGCGCCGCTCTCCGCGACGGTCCGGCGGATCGACGAGCGCCACGCCAACGCGTATCGCGCGTGGAAGCGAATGGGATCGCCGGAGTATCCCGACGCGGCCGAGATCGAGCGGCTGGAAAGCGCTTCGCGTCTCCGGCCCGAGTCCCTCCCGTGGACGCCCGCCGGCGGCGCGGTCGACTTCGCAATCGACCTGCCGCCCCAGTCGGTCGCGGCCGCGCACCTCCGGTTCCCCCGGGGAGGCGGGCGTCCTTGA
- a CDS encoding SDR family oxidoreductase, with amino-acid sequence MKRKDRERPRVVVVTGASAGVGRAAVREFAREGAWVGLLARGVEGLDGARAEIEAAGGRALARQTDVSRPDEVERAAEEVERDLGPIDVWVNNAMVSVFSPFSEMTADEFRRVTEVTYLGVVYGTMAALKRMIPRDRGTIVQVGSALAYRSIPLQSAYCGAKHAIRGFTDSVRCELLHDRRNVRITMVQMPALNTPQFSWVRTRLPRRPQPVPPIFEPEVAGRAIAYAARRPRRELDVGGPTLAAIVGNAVAPQLFDRYLARTGYASQQTDEPLPGGRPDNLFAPVAGDHGAHGRFDGRSRRHSVELWATTHRTWIAGAIATSAVALAGALARRRR; translated from the coding sequence GTGAAGAGAAAAGATCGGGAGAGGCCGCGCGTCGTCGTCGTGACCGGGGCGTCCGCGGGGGTCGGGAGAGCGGCGGTTCGCGAGTTCGCCCGCGAGGGGGCCTGGGTCGGGCTCCTCGCCCGCGGAGTGGAGGGGCTCGACGGCGCGCGCGCCGAGATCGAGGCGGCCGGGGGACGCGCGCTGGCGCGGCAGACCGACGTTTCGCGGCCCGACGAGGTCGAGCGCGCGGCCGAGGAGGTCGAGCGCGATCTCGGTCCAATCGACGTCTGGGTCAACAACGCGATGGTGTCGGTTTTCTCCCCGTTCTCCGAGATGACCGCCGACGAGTTCCGGCGGGTCACCGAGGTCACGTATCTCGGCGTCGTCTACGGGACGATGGCGGCGCTGAAGAGAATGATTCCGCGGGACCGCGGAACGATCGTCCAGGTCGGATCGGCGCTCGCCTACCGGAGCATTCCGCTCCAGTCGGCGTACTGCGGCGCCAAACACGCGATCCGCGGCTTCACCGACTCGGTCCGCTGCGAGCTGCTCCACGACCGCCGCAACGTCCGGATCACGATGGTCCAGATGCCCGCGCTCAACACCCCGCAGTTCTCGTGGGTCCGGACCCGCCTGCCGCGGCGGCCACAGCCGGTCCCGCCGATCTTCGAGCCGGAAGTGGCCGGACGCGCGATCGCCTACGCGGCGCGCCGGCCGCGCCGGGAGCTCGACGTCGGGGGGCCCACCCTCGCCGCGATCGTCGGAAACGCCGTGGCGCCGCAGCTCTTCGACCGCTATCTGGCGAGGACCGGCTACGCGAGCCAGCAGACGGACGAGCCGCTTCCCGGGGGACGCCCGGACAACCTCTTCGCTCCGGTCGCGGGGGACCACGGCGCCCACGGCCGGTTCGACGGGCGGTCGCGCCGGCATTCGGTCGAGCTCTGGGCGACGACGCACCGGACGTGGATCGCCGGAGCGATCGCGACGAGCGCCGTCGCCCTCGCGGGCGCCCTCGCCCGCCGCCGCCGCTGA